Proteins from a genomic interval of Vicinamibacterales bacterium:
- a CDS encoding HdeD family acid-resistance protein: MFEFWSRYWWVPVLRGLVAIALAVFAFVWPLATIAALVLVFGAVALVDGILAIAAGIAARRLTSDWWVLLVQGFVGIAIGVLTVLYPSITAVAFVVLIALWAIGLGVLQVVAAVKLRRDISGGWWLALGGILGIAFGILLVCNPVQGGLAVVWLVSVFGMLWGAMLILGGFDLRRLTRDATA, translated from the coding sequence ATGTTTGAGTTCTGGTCACGGTACTGGTGGGTTCCGGTCCTGCGCGGCCTGGTGGCCATCGCGCTGGCCGTCTTCGCGTTCGTCTGGCCGCTCGCGACGATCGCCGCGCTCGTCCTCGTGTTCGGCGCCGTCGCCTTGGTCGACGGGATCCTCGCCATCGCAGCGGGCATAGCCGCACGCCGATTGACCTCGGACTGGTGGGTCCTGCTGGTGCAAGGGTTCGTCGGCATCGCCATAGGCGTCCTCACCGTCCTGTATCCATCGATCACGGCGGTCGCATTCGTGGTGCTGATCGCCCTTTGGGCGATTGGCCTGGGCGTCCTGCAAGTTGTCGCGGCCGTGAAACTGCGCCGGGATATCTCGGGGGGGTGGTGGCTGGCGCTTGGCGGCATCCTGGGCATCGCGTTCGGCATTCTGCTCGTATGCAACCCCGTTCAGGGCGGGCTCGCTGTGGTCTGGCTGGTCAGCGTCTTCGGCATGTTGTGGGGCGCGATGCTGATCCTCGGTGGGTTCGACCTTCGACGGCTGACCAGAGACGCGACCGCGTGA
- a CDS encoding ISAzo13 family transposase, with amino-acid sequence MEATVVAKYAVLEPVLDERARRLWAATESCAIGFGGDALVSAATGLARDTIRRGRQELAAGVVVTGRIRRPGAGRPVLEARQRGLTAALEQLVDPLTRGDPTSPLRWTCKSRAQLTAALVKQGWAVSSTTVGRLLHDLGYSLHSVRKSREGTSHPDRNAQFELINGTAARFLQDGQPVISVDTKKKELVGDFKNAGQEWQPAGTPETARVHDFPSDAVGKAIPYGVYDMARNEAWVSVGRDHDTPAFAVASIRLWWKMMGRRAYPKATALYITADAGGSNSYRARAWKTEVQALADALRLRIHVSHFPPGTSKWNTIEHRLFCHITQNWRGKPLRTFETVVELIGHTRTAARLRVKAQLDQGTYATGVVVTRAQMQELSLHPHDFHGEWYYELRPRRS; translated from the coding sequence ATCGAAGCGACGGTCGTGGCGAAATACGCGGTCTTGGAACCGGTCCTCGATGAGCGCGCGCGGCGGCTCTGGGCCGCCACGGAATCGTGCGCCATCGGCTTCGGAGGCGATGCGTTGGTGTCGGCCGCCACCGGCCTGGCGCGCGACACGATCCGACGGGGCCGGCAGGAATTGGCGGCAGGCGTCGTGGTCACGGGACGCATCCGACGACCTGGCGCGGGGCGTCCTGTGCTGGAGGCCCGGCAACGCGGCTTGACCGCCGCCCTCGAGCAGTTGGTCGACCCGCTGACGCGCGGCGATCCGACGTCGCCGTTGCGGTGGACCTGCAAGAGCCGCGCGCAGTTGACGGCCGCCTTGGTGAAGCAGGGCTGGGCCGTGAGTTCGACCACCGTCGGTCGGCTGCTGCACGACCTGGGCTACAGTCTGCACTCGGTGCGCAAGAGCCGCGAAGGCACGTCGCATCCCGATCGGAACGCGCAGTTCGAGTTGATCAATGGCACAGCGGCGCGGTTTCTGCAGGACGGGCAACCGGTGATTTCGGTCGATACCAAGAAGAAGGAACTGGTCGGGGACTTCAAGAATGCCGGCCAGGAATGGCAGCCCGCCGGAACGCCGGAGACCGCGCGGGTGCACGACTTCCCGTCGGACGCGGTCGGCAAAGCGATTCCCTACGGGGTGTACGACATGGCGCGCAACGAAGCGTGGGTCAGTGTGGGGCGCGACCATGACACGCCGGCGTTCGCCGTCGCGTCGATTCGCCTGTGGTGGAAAATGATGGGGCGCCGCGCCTACCCGAAGGCGACGGCGCTGTACATCACCGCCGACGCGGGCGGCAGCAACAGCTATCGGGCGCGCGCCTGGAAGACCGAGGTGCAAGCGTTGGCCGACGCGCTCCGTCTGCGCATCCATGTGTCGCACTTCCCACCCGGCACGAGCAAGTGGAACACGATCGAGCATCGGCTCTTTTGTCACATCACGCAGAACTGGCGGGGCAAGCCCCTTCGTACGTTCGAGACCGTCGTCGAATTGATCGGACACACCCGCACAGCGGCACGACTTCGCGTGAAGGCGCAACTCGACCAGGGGACCTACGCGACCGGCGTGGTGGTGACGCGCGCCCAGATGCAAGAACTCTCGCTGCACCCGCATGACTTCCACGGTGAGTGGTACTATGAATTGCGGCCTCGACGAAGTTGA